Below is a genomic region from Henckelia pumila isolate YLH828 chromosome 3, ASM3356847v2, whole genome shotgun sequence.
AAGTTTTCTGGTATTTCTGTAATTTCATACTGTCCAAACCTTATAATGATGTTTTAGCAAAATGACTCGTAATAGACTAGAAAAAATCATACACGTACATCCTAATTTAAGATTTAACTAAACCGAATATACATATGCGGAACCAAAAAAACTGAGTTTTGACTATAGTATATATTCCCTCGGCCATGGCTGTACAGAAGTTCACAGCTGGGATACGAATTCCTGTATGGTTAGTCAAAAGGGTGAAAAAATTGGCAGATGAAATCTGAACAGATAGATATCGAACGCAGAGATGATCAACGTTGCATTGATCAATCACGGGGATGAACTTCATCATGTCAATAATGGTCAGCATCTACAAGAATTAGATGATTCTCTTCTTTCAGCGAGATCAATGAACTAGAATTAGTTTAGTCGCTGTGTAGGAAGCTCTCATAAGCAGTTCCTCTGAGAGTTCTTTTAACGTCGTCCCAGTTCTTCATTTGTTCTGATAGTGGTCCTTTATGTATCTTGACTTGCCGACTGGTTAGCTCCATTTGCGGCAATGCCAGATATTTTTGCACGTCCACCAGTTTCTGCAAATGGAATTTTATTGGGATTAAAAAGTAGTTCCTGAAGTTTTCACTCACTAGCAGTGGTAGAAAGAAAGGAGGACCAATGGGAATGTTCACATTTTGCGATACTCAAAGGAGAGGAATGATTGTCCAAACCAATCCCCCCTATGTTTCAGATgcgaaaaaaaaacaattatcaTCTAGCAATCATAGGAACCATCTGATCACAACAAGAAAAACGCCCCAAGTAGTAGCAGGCAAgttcatatatataaattagaaGATCCTAAAACCAGTTGATAAATGGCATTCTTCTAGTCAATTAACTGACAATTTCCTATCACATGAAAAACCACTTACAGTTCGATTCTTTAGGAGGTCTTCATAATAAATAACCATATGCCTCGTGCTGCGGAAATGATTCAATGCAACCAAAACCATATCCTCCATTTGCTTGAGATCCATCATAAGCGATGGTAAATTGATTGTTGGTTTATATCCAGCAAGAGTATCAGCCTGAGAACAACGGGCTTTAAAAATGAGTTATCTAGTGTCATGCAATTCGGAAGCTAAAAGAGGTATTACCTCTTGGCGTGAATGCACATGGGACTTGTGAATACCGTTCAAGAGTTTAGCATTTCGATCATAAGAATTAGCAAGCACCGAAACCATCCTGCGCAGATGATTTTTACGGAATAGGAAAATTACAGAGACTCCCCTGTCCTTAAAATATTCAACTATTTCTTTGTGATATTCCAACAATCCCTGAAATCATTGCGAGCCAAAATCACATCAAGTGGTGAGTTTGGATGCACAAGCCTTTGGTTTTCAAATACTTCATTAAGTGGTCTCAGCTAATTGCATTATTAGAAAAGCCTGAGGTAGAAGCCTCAATACCCGCATTTTATAAGCCAAAATGCAAGAAAACATTGCTATTTTAAAAGgtaggattttttttttcttttttcttttttttaaaaaatagcttCTCTATTCTGTTGCACTCAGGTGTTTGAGTTATCTCAAAAGTAAAACATAAAGGCTGATATCTAGAATAGAGTTGGACAAGCAACCTGATTAAGCATCCACTTGAATCCAATGGCAGCCGAGCATTGATTCTTAGAAGCGCTGGTAAACCAGTCCATATTGAAAACTTGGTCTAGAGTCGACACTATTGAAGAAACATTGCTTCTCCTTTCCATAACGAAAAATATCTCTCCATTAGAACTAACATTACCATGGCTATTCAAAAATGTCTCAAACCAGCCACTTCCGGATCTTTGCATAGACACAATGGCAAACAAACGTACCGGATTACAAGCACATTCGGCCCTGAAATACACAAGTTGCGAACATTTCTCCCAGGCCTTATTGACTAAAACCGAAAGTTGAAAAAACAACAGCATAACAATTACCTGCTAAAGGTCTTGGGGTGTGGGTAATGAACGTACGGAGTTTGAGATCTATCAATGCCAATATCATGACACCGCTGCTTTGGATTAACTTCAAAGCTTCCGAATTTTAAATTGGTATAAAAGTTGGCTTGATTTAGACAGACTGAACATGTGTAGAGACTGCACACTACAGCGAAGGCTAAGACTAACACCCTTAATGAAGCTTGGGGTTTCTTGGACGGTTTAATGATTAGAGTGTCCTGTAACATACATAATAGAAAACTATGAAAGTGTTTGATAGATATACATCACCTAAAATAGGATTCTCACAAACATACTAAAAGCCTATCAGAAAATAATAGTACATCAAATTAATCAGTTTTCCTAGAAATCAAAACAACCGAAAAAAGAAGCAAGAGAATCGGGCACAAAAGCACAAGGGCCATATCAACAAGACGCAAAAAGCCTAAATCCCAAAATAGTAGATAATGTAGGAAAAGAACAAGGTAGGATTTCATGTAATCCCGAAAATATCATGCAAAGATCGAAACTTGCGAGAACAAGGAAATTAAGTGTCCATCTCAATTTCCCAACCCACCGAtacatttcaaatttcaaacagATTTCACAATGCACAGATGTAAACAAAAACGCAGTCAAATCTTGAAATTTGAAACTTGTCTGATAGAAAAGATGGAAAATGGGGCAAGAAAACggtgaaatatttgttttaaaCAACAGACGACAACCCACCACTTTAACAAACAATGTAAGGCAACAAAAACTCACCTTGCTGAAGAGACATATATCTTCACCCATTGTATCTCTCCAGAAAGAAAGACAATCCAAAAGGGTTACTTCTCAAAAACCTCAAGACTTTTGATGCAaagaaacaaacaaacaaacaaaaaacccCTCAGACTTATTCAATTACTCGAATCCACCCGAAGAATACGCCACTGGGTCTCCTAGTCGGAAACAGAAGAAAAATCGAGACTCGTCGTTAAGAACAGAGGTATTAAAAAGGGCACCAGCTGGGTCGCTATTGTTCTTCGGTTTAGTACACAAAAAAGACAGTGatgtaatatatttataacacgcGTGGCCCGTGAACGAGTTCAACTAATTGGATTCCCTTTTGGGTTTCTAGTGGAATTAGAATTATAGCTGGAAGCGGATGACCAAAAATAAGTTAAAATCTTAGATTTAGATATAGATATAGGTTAGATATATTAGAGGGGCCCGCTTGAAAAGACAACATCATGAAAAACAGGCGTGCCAAAATGCAGAAGTTTGGAGCAAGCTGTTCGCTGTACCTGCCTCGGCTCGGCTTCTACATTGGTTTCAATGACACATACGTCGCGTTTTAGTAGAAACTCCTTGCAGTTAATGAGATCAAACTTGTGATATTGACTATGATATTAATTATATGACCAAAAATTAGAACTTATGACAGTGGtactattcaaatattttaaaccatGCAGTAGTTCAAGCGTCATGTTTCGATTGTTCTACACAACGAAAATAATTATTGTACCTCAACATAAGCAATATATGTTAAATGATAATTTTACTTCTATTGATTATAAGTAAcaacaataattttatttaagagAATGTGATTTTTTGTTCCATTAACTTGTTCAATTTTGTGGTTTAGTCCATTAGTTTGTCAAATttcggttttagaacatactcTTTTAATTTTCAACTATTTAGTCCAATTGCTGCGTGACATCTGActaatcaataattttttatgtcaCGTCATCATTTTTATGTCATGTCAACATTTTCTatttcaaatcattattttttattgtcgcGTCAGCAATTAGGCCAAAATAGCctaaaattgaaatttagtgtataaaaaacttcaaaaatttagTGAAACAAAACCTAAAATTAAACAAGTTAGCGAACAAAGAAAGTATATAGTAGACAAAAAAtactaattttaatttaattaaaatcttTATTTGGAGATGAAAGTTGATCTTTTATGGATAAATTATATCTAAAACACATGATTTTTACCTCCGATAAAACATGTTGTTCATAAAACAATTTTTGTATCTTAACTTGCTTTTATTCTCAACCATCTTGATCATGCATAATACATAAAAATTTTCTTGCGTAAGTTCTTTTTAACCtagtaaataaatttttttttttggctttgaCGATCAAATTTATATACGTCAAATAATGATTTAGTacgtaaaataattaatatcttgacaaaaatataatatcaaaaataatatttttctaatATAAATCTTGTGCATTGATGtctcaaaaaattatttctagAAGGGTTAATTtagttttataattaattatttaattaatgatgtatacATATCTGTTTTATAAGTCCATCATATATACTTTtgttttaaaatctaaaataaatatgtggtatatatatatttggaaaCCATATTCATTGATAttcaacaatattcaatccaAACTTTTCTTGGTACTATTATTTGTTCCAATCTTGTAGTGTTTTGCTCAGAAAACTCCCATAGCTAGCTTTGGTGAGGTTGATGACATTATtccaaattataattttttctttATGAGACAAACTAAGGTATAGTGAAGGTAGCCAGAAACCTCACGTTCAAGATTAGATGATATCAGGATGATTATGACAGTTGAGTTGTATAGGGTATCATAGACGGAATATAAGATTTTTGCGTATAATCAGATTGTAAGTACTGTATCTCGTAAAAGAACAAGTTTGTTGCAAcaagtatttcagttgtaaaaaTTTGAATAATATGTATTATTGATTCCAAACACTTGATGTATCAGTTAATAATATCATTGCACGTCCTTCAGTGTGATTTGATTTGGGTAAACTTAGTTTGGATCAATGTTTTGATCATAACCGGACCGGTGATTGAACTGGTCTATTTTGAAAAAACGATCCAACCGATTGAACCGTTTTAACCAAACGGTCGGaccgaaaatttttttatataatataatataattaataatatattttaaaaatatatttatcctaGTTTGAAAAAAAACGATAtagatatattcaaaatattaattatagttatatataattttaaaagtaaataaatttattaaaaaacactaataatactaaaataatatttttaatgatgtACAAATTCCAATTAATCaagtataaatataataaattattaaattttagttttaaaataaaaaactattttttaaaaaaaaataaaaaaattcgaaattCTGGTTGAACCGGTTCTTGGCCGGTTTTTGACCGATTTGATCGGTTTTGACCGATTCTAAGTGGTTCAACCTCTAAAATGGCTATTGGGATTGTTCCGAACCAGATCAATGACCGGTTTCTGGTCGAACCGATCGGTCCGGTCCGCTTTTGAAAACACTGGTttggatttattttattttgtttatgttACTTCGGGTTGTAACAATATTTGTTCAGAACCTGGATATGTGGTTCGAGTATTTCAAGTTTTGGGATGACTAAGCATAACTCTAGTGTTTGGTTTATTGGTATTCAACTACAGTGACTTGGAGAATATTGGTATAATCGGTTTAGAATCATACATGTTTGCTGAATGTTAGTTCTAGGCAGTTTTCCTAGACCAGCTGAATTATATTGAGATCTTGTTGGTTAGTGTCAAGGATGAATAGTTACATCAGGAGCACAATTGTGTTTACCCATTGCTGTGGACATGAGGATTTATGACTAGCCGTTGAGGATCCGCGACCCTACCAAGTGTTGCTCTGGAAGCCTTTCGTGGGTGTACATGGAAGGATACCGCAGTCATGATGTTTTACAACAGTCACAGAAGGGTATAGCTATAGAATGCTTCAGTGATAGCTAGGCTCTCTTAAAGAGATGTAGTTTGgtaccaaatttagtaccaaagGAATTTAGTATCAGTATTGTCTCACTCCGTCAGAGATAAAAATGGTGAAAACTTCCGTATGAGACCTCATTGATACCAAAATTCTTTTAGACTGTGATGCTAAGAGTTGAAACTCTAAGATCAGAGTATGTTGATCAGTGGTGAGATTCCAGTAGTAATCAGGAAGCGAAAAGGGTTACCTAACTTGATTAATCTTTCCCGGCTAAGCATGAGCCACAGTGAATATATACCAGTAGATGATATCGTTAAGTCTGGTAAGTATCGACTTGTATTTTGGTAGTAAAAGAGTGTGGACCCTAAAGTAATTGTATTAGTTCTGTAAGCCTATCGTGCTTAGGGACTTAGCTAGAATAAGGTACCTTAAAGGAATTACCAGCTTCACATAAAATATTGACATTCATAATTCCTTAGTTATTTGGAATTTATCAGAAATGTTTATGTCAAGATTTCAGAATTGTTTTCTGTTTGAGGAGAGCAGTTGAGATTCAACTATTGTTGGAATAGAACTTCAAAACTTGGATTGCATtattgtctgactctgtcagaAATAAGAGGAACTGGTCAGTACAGTAAGAACTTTTGAGTCAAAAAGTTTGACTTTACCAAACCATGGATGTGGTCAAGTAAGGACGTGTTTTTGAGTATATCTGTTATGGTTACAGATACTGAAGCCAAGTAACAACTAGGGTAAGTATTTCCTATCAGGACGAGCTGACTTGTTTAAAGACTTGTTATTGTACCCAGCTTGTACCAAGAATCGTCAACCAATTCTTCTGAGACTATCTTGGTTAGTTTTTATGGGATTATTATAGAATATCAGTTTTCAAAGCCTAATCGAATGTGCTTAGTATTAAGAGATTTTCTGTAGTCTCCTTGAGATCCAATCAACAATTTTTGGTTGAAAAAGTTCATTTTTTCCAATGGACTCTAGCAAGATTGAAACAATGATTAACTAATGTTGTTCAACGTGTAGTTGTTACTTTTGGTGTTTTCAAGTTTGGCAAGGTTATTGTTACCAAATATCTCATGGTTATTCGCTAGATCATTGACGTGATTAATTCAACAGAGTTGAATGCAGTGGCAGCACATATATAACAGAAAAGTTGGGAGGACATTGAAAGTATCTTACCATTTTGCTACTAGTTTGGACAGAAATTGCTAAGTCAAGAATTTGAcagatttaataataacttaTGAGTAAAAGCTACTAGTATTCCTGATTGAATTCGAAGGCAATAATCTAACACCAAGAGTTAGATGACATCATTTGGTTACGATTGTTAGTACCAGGACTTCGTACTAATAGATTTGTGATTCCAGTGTTTGAGATGACTTGTTTTGCCATTTTAAAAGGCCTGAGTTGTAGTAGCCCGGCTACTAATCAAGTTAATCTACtgcctaaacatgattaatagaTTCTCATTTAGgtttaaggagttgaaaatcggattcagaaTGATCAAAATGGCTTAGAGGGATTAAAGTGGTGGGACAGTtcgtgaaacgaccctaactctactttaaattaaactaaataatatatggatttatcaaaaaatttcggtaggacctatctatttatataacaaaccacctgtcacagacaacaaatttaaaatgcaaacaacaacaataaataaACTTGACCGAGAAAGGAACGTGAACCGGAGAAAAGATTCGACATTTCGAACATCAAAAGATTAAGAAACTACATAATTACATGCCCACAAATAATTCTATAAATCCTTAAAATAAcatttatccaatcaacaaaatgaaatactttaaagtgctaaaataaacttttgcgaAAGACTGGCATGGTCAGAAGGATGTGTCATACCCGCATCGCAGCCCACTCGATAGTTCTACCCCTCAATCTCAAAGATAACCTATACCTGCACTAAGTAGAtttagtgagcctaggggcccaacaagaatatgggaaaataacgagtactacataaattcAAGCACACTcaaattaaaaatagcttgtaataaaataatttgtgCCCTTAACTTAAACAAATGATTTC
It encodes:
- the LOC140891139 gene encoding uncharacterized protein, which translates into the protein MGEDICLFSKDTLIIKPSKKPQASLRVLVLAFAVVCSLYTCSVCLNQANFYTNLKFGSFEVNPKQRCHDIGIDRSQTPYVHYPHPKTFSRAECACNPVRLFAIVSMQRSGSGWFETFLNSHGNVSSNGEIFFVMERRSNVSSIVSTLDQVFNMDWFTSASKNQCSAAIGFKWMLNQGLLEYHKEIVEYFKDRGVSVIFLFRKNHLRRMVSVLANSYDRNAKLLNGIHKSHVHSRQEADTLAGYKPTINLPSLMMDLKQMEDMVLVALNHFRSTRHMVIYYEDLLKNRTKLVDVQKYLALPQMELTSRQVKIHKGPLSEQMKNWDDVKRTLRGTAYESFLHSD